One genomic segment of Mesoterricola silvestris includes these proteins:
- a CDS encoding PAS domain-containing hybrid sensor histidine kinase/response regulator, with the protein MTAPPMRKLVTPPAMLGLFFLLFSVAAVALVFAPGAHSPALALSLTGMAIVGVVGIRTTAVRAREAELALAEGERYIEKVAELSQDIHAIVDAESGAFLYLNPAVEDLLGFPSEAFIKGGREYFYSLVHPEDLPVLRQHREAAAPPPPEGAEEPILEEIYRIRNHHGTWRWFRGRRTVFVRYGDGRPAEILAVIQDITQQRSFESALVQAHKVESLGALVRGTVNDLNNTLMGIQGYAEIALEGQQAPAVLRTSLEFVQANIPRATGLCKQILSYTGQGRIQISPHQLNDAVRESLSAIETLVPEGAHLVLDLQNDLPLANVDLTQARHALLNLVFNACESLGIRGGEITIRTFLRSLGGTEPGGQGLRGDFVCLEVADTGPGTPPEILGKVFDPLFSTLHPGHGLGLSTVEDILKEHHGAVHAKGEPGRGDATVLYFHLAEKNPEIDAGDEGTPLVGASGVLLLVDDEPTIRSILRQGFENAGFKVIEGVDGVDGFASFVRHRSSINAVLLDLTMPRMGGDEVFEEIHKLAPEVPVVLMSGYSQEEATTALAGRGLAGFLSKPCSIKEALAVVSRALATHTGS; encoded by the coding sequence ATGACCGCACCCCCGATGCGCAAGCTCGTGACGCCGCCGGCCATGCTGGGGCTGTTCTTCCTTCTCTTCTCGGTGGCCGCGGTGGCCCTGGTGTTCGCGCCCGGCGCCCACTCCCCGGCCCTGGCCCTGTCCCTCACGGGCATGGCCATCGTCGGCGTGGTGGGCATCCGCACCACCGCGGTGCGGGCCCGGGAGGCGGAGCTGGCCCTGGCCGAAGGGGAGCGCTACATCGAGAAGGTGGCCGAGCTCAGCCAGGACATCCATGCCATCGTGGACGCCGAATCCGGCGCCTTCCTGTACCTGAACCCCGCCGTGGAGGACCTGCTGGGCTTCCCCTCGGAGGCCTTCATCAAGGGCGGCCGGGAGTACTTCTATTCGCTGGTCCATCCCGAGGACCTGCCGGTGCTCCGCCAGCACCGGGAGGCCGCCGCGCCCCCCCCGCCCGAGGGGGCGGAGGAGCCCATCCTGGAGGAGATCTACCGGATCCGCAACCACCACGGCACCTGGCGCTGGTTCAGGGGCCGCCGGACCGTCTTCGTGCGCTACGGGGACGGGCGCCCCGCCGAGATCCTGGCCGTCATCCAGGACATCACCCAGCAGCGCTCCTTCGAATCCGCCCTGGTGCAGGCCCACAAGGTGGAGAGCCTGGGCGCGCTGGTGCGCGGCACCGTCAACGACCTGAACAACACCCTCATGGGCATCCAGGGCTATGCCGAGATCGCCCTGGAGGGCCAGCAGGCTCCGGCCGTCCTGCGCACCAGCCTCGAGTTCGTCCAGGCCAACATCCCCCGGGCCACGGGCCTGTGCAAGCAGATCCTCTCCTACACCGGCCAGGGCCGCATCCAGATCTCGCCCCACCAGCTCAATGACGCCGTGCGGGAGAGCCTCTCGGCCATCGAGACCCTGGTGCCCGAAGGGGCCCACCTGGTGCTGGACCTCCAGAACGACCTGCCCCTGGCCAACGTGGACCTGACCCAGGCCCGGCACGCCCTCCTGAACCTGGTCTTCAACGCCTGCGAGTCCCTGGGGATCCGGGGCGGCGAGATCACCATCCGCACCTTCCTGCGCAGCCTGGGCGGCACCGAACCCGGGGGCCAGGGCCTCCGGGGCGACTTCGTGTGCCTGGAGGTGGCCGACACCGGCCCCGGCACCCCGCCCGAGATCCTGGGCAAGGTCTTCGATCCCCTCTTCAGCACCCTGCATCCCGGCCACGGCCTGGGCCTGTCCACGGTGGAGGACATCCTCAAGGAGCACCATGGGGCCGTGCACGCCAAGGGCGAGCCGGGCCGGGGCGATGCCACCGTGCTCTACTTCCACCTGGCCGAGAAGAACCCGGAGATCGACGCGGGCGACGAGGGCACGCCCCTGGTGGGCGCCTCGGGGGTGCTCCTGCTGGTGGACGACGAGCCCACCATCCGCTCCATCCTCCGCCAGGGCTTCGAGAACGCGGGCTTCAAGGTCATCGAAGGGGTGGACGGGGTGGACGGCTTCGCCTCCTTCGTGCGGCACCGCTCCTCCATCAACGCCGTCCTCCTGGACCTCACCATGCCCCGCATGGGCGGCGACGAGGTGTTCGAGGAGATCCACAAGCTGGCCCCGGAGGTGCCGGTGGTGCTCATGAGCGGCTACAGCCAGGAGGAGGCCACCACCGCCCTGGCCGGGCGGGGCCTGGCGGGCTTCCTGTCCAAGCCGTGCAGCATCAAGGAGGCCCTGGCCGTGGTGAGCCGGGCCCTGGCCACCCACACCGGATCCTGA
- a CDS encoding sulfurtransferase: MPLFPVVAPADLVPPYVLLDARPGAGSFAREHLPGAIHADLDAALSARGLPDFDPARGGRHPLPSPETWARQLGAWGITPETRVVAYDDACGGSGAARLWWMLRAFGHGRVVVLDGGIQAGLAEGLPAPGARPEPTGPYPEDRWLLPVADLAMVDRLRSDPDWKVLDVRAAPRYRGETEPFDPVAGHIPGAVNLPWQENLGPGGRMKPAQELRRLYADLLGATPRGRLVVHCGSGVTACHTLLALEAAGMGGAALYVGSWSEWCRNPLPVATGADR, encoded by the coding sequence ATGCCGCTTTTCCCCGTGGTCGCGCCCGCAGATCTCGTTCCGCCCTATGTGCTCCTGGACGCCCGGCCCGGAGCCGGATCCTTCGCCCGGGAGCACCTGCCCGGCGCCATCCACGCGGACCTGGACGCCGCCCTCAGCGCCCGGGGCCTGCCGGACTTCGATCCGGCCCGGGGGGGCCGCCACCCCCTGCCCTCCCCGGAAACCTGGGCCCGCCAGCTGGGCGCCTGGGGCATCACCCCGGAGACCCGGGTGGTGGCCTACGACGACGCCTGCGGGGGCTCCGGCGCGGCCCGGCTCTGGTGGATGCTGCGGGCCTTCGGCCACGGGCGGGTCGTGGTGCTGGACGGGGGGATCCAGGCGGGGCTCGCGGAAGGCCTGCCCGCCCCGGGCGCCCGGCCCGAACCCACCGGACCCTACCCCGAGGACCGCTGGCTCCTGCCCGTGGCCGACCTGGCCATGGTGGACCGCCTCCGCTCCGACCCGGACTGGAAGGTCCTGGATGTGCGCGCCGCCCCGCGCTACCGGGGCGAGACGGAACCCTTCGACCCCGTCGCGGGCCATATCCCCGGCGCCGTGAACCTGCCCTGGCAGGAGAACCTGGGGCCCGGGGGCCGCATGAAGCCCGCCCAGGAACTGCGGCGCCTGTACGCGGACCTGCTCGGCGCCACCCCCCGGGGCCGCCTGGTGGTGCACTGCGGCAGCGGCGTCACCGCCTGCCACACCCTGCTGGCCCTGGAGGCCGCCGGCATGGGGGGCGCGGCCCTGTACGTGGGGTCCTGGAGCGAATGGTGCCGGAATCCCCTGCCCGTGGCCACGGGCGCCGACCGGTAA
- a CDS encoding methyltransferase, translated as MTFTFDPQSADCSGALARLGALGFTEAAVAGRLGLEDLNDLQWKAVPVYRQDRLADRDALASAIDLFVLQGSLEARELGRLFDPGTQGALVRAGILERAGALVRARASVYPVGSTLIFSDHAWAESGDVPRDQVMYVGTDSRWLARATVRKPVEASLDLCCGSGIQALLAAAHAGTATAVDINARAVACTAFNARAQGLANLEALQGDLYAPVGARRFGLITANPPFVPAPAQAVDFRDGGPSGEDVQRRIVQGLPRHLAPGGLAQIVTELGEREGEPLEDRLRGWLDGAPMALHILRLRVHPAQAYAIGHAQGDDNPTFLASVGRWHANLRAQGYDRIVSVLLAFQWSDDPWTRVDEALAPARDAGGELEALFAAQRLARDPGLRQRLEGGRVALAGPVALLEARALGMRVPPTTQARLAAQAMPVEHPLAPLERDLLERMDPEARVADLLAAAAAAGLGSEAVLDALVALVRRGLVRPA; from the coding sequence ATGACCTTCACCTTCGATCCCCAATCCGCCGACTGCTCGGGGGCCCTGGCGCGCCTGGGAGCCCTGGGGTTCACCGAAGCCGCCGTGGCCGGGCGCCTGGGCCTGGAGGATCTCAACGACCTGCAGTGGAAGGCGGTGCCCGTGTACCGCCAGGACCGCCTGGCCGACCGGGATGCCCTGGCCTCCGCCATCGACCTCTTCGTGCTCCAGGGTTCCCTGGAGGCCCGGGAACTGGGCCGGCTCTTCGACCCCGGGACCCAGGGGGCGCTGGTGCGTGCCGGCATCCTGGAGCGGGCCGGCGCCCTGGTGCGGGCCCGGGCCTCGGTGTATCCGGTGGGTTCCACCCTCATCTTCTCCGACCACGCCTGGGCCGAGTCCGGGGACGTGCCGCGGGACCAGGTCATGTACGTGGGCACGGACAGCCGCTGGCTGGCCCGGGCCACCGTGCGAAAGCCGGTGGAGGCCTCCCTGGACCTCTGCTGCGGTTCGGGGATCCAGGCCCTCCTGGCGGCCGCCCACGCCGGAACCGCCACCGCCGTGGACATCAACGCCCGCGCCGTGGCCTGCACCGCCTTCAACGCCCGGGCCCAGGGCCTCGCCAACCTGGAGGCCCTCCAGGGGGACCTCTACGCCCCGGTGGGCGCCCGGCGCTTCGGCCTCATCACCGCCAACCCGCCCTTCGTGCCCGCCCCCGCCCAGGCGGTGGATTTCCGGGACGGCGGCCCCAGCGGCGAGGACGTGCAGCGCCGCATCGTCCAGGGCCTGCCCCGGCACCTGGCCCCGGGGGGCCTGGCCCAGATCGTCACGGAACTGGGGGAGCGGGAGGGCGAGCCCCTGGAGGACCGGCTGCGCGGGTGGCTGGACGGCGCCCCCATGGCCCTCCATATCCTCCGCCTGCGGGTGCACCCCGCCCAGGCGTACGCCATCGGCCACGCTCAGGGGGACGACAATCCCACCTTCCTGGCCTCCGTGGGGCGCTGGCACGCCAACCTGCGGGCCCAGGGCTACGACCGCATCGTCTCCGTCCTCCTGGCCTTCCAGTGGAGCGACGACCCCTGGACCCGGGTGGACGAGGCCCTGGCCCCCGCCCGGGACGCGGGCGGGGAGCTGGAAGCCCTCTTCGCCGCCCAGCGCCTGGCCCGGGACCCCGGGCTGCGGCAGCGCCTGGAAGGGGGCCGGGTGGCCCTGGCCGGCCCCGTGGCGCTCCTGGAGGCCCGGGCCCTGGGGATGCGGGTCCCCCCCACCACCCAGGCCCGCCTCGCCGCCCAGGCCATGCCCGTGGAGCACCCCCTGGCGCCCCTGGAGCGGGATCTCCTGGAGCGCATGGATCCCGAGGCCCGGGTCGCCGACCTCCTGGCCGCGGCGGCCGCCGCGGGGCTTGGGTCCGAAGCCGTGCTGGACGCCCTGGTGGCCCTGGTGCGCAGGGGCCTCGTCCGCCCCGCATGA
- a CDS encoding GIY-YIG nuclease family protein: MTTWHLYLLQCGRCIYTGITTDVEARVAAHAAGKGAKYTRGRPDQRLLFQAPVGTRGQATRMERAVKRLSHDRKLDLAAGREPLPAVDERAEERADAAPARAGAPAGDGEGAGRGPGAGTPAGGRVRRR, from the coding sequence ATGACCACCTGGCACCTGTACCTGCTCCAGTGCGGCCGGTGCATCTACACCGGCATCACCACCGATGTGGAAGCCCGCGTGGCCGCCCATGCCGCCGGCAAGGGCGCCAAGTACACCCGGGGCCGCCCGGACCAGCGCCTCCTCTTCCAGGCCCCCGTGGGCACCCGCGGCCAGGCCACCCGCATGGAACGGGCCGTCAAACGCCTTTCCCATGACCGCAAGCTGGATCTCGCGGCGGGAAGGGAGCCCCTGCCTGCGGTGGACGAAAGGGCGGAGGAAAGGGCGGACGCGGCGCCGGCCAGGGCCGGAGCACCGGCGGGGGACGGAGAGGGGGCGGGAAGGGGTCCAGGTGCGGGAACTCCCGCAGGGGGCCGGGTCCGCCGCCGGTGA